The Chryseobacterium suipulveris genome window below encodes:
- a CDS encoding thioredoxin family protein: MYTELAEDNLQKIVAENDKVVVQYGASWCGNCRIMKPKFKKLASENEAIPFLYVDAEKLPESRKLAKVDNLPTFAIFKQGQLVNQVQTNQQEALINLFKELN; encoded by the coding sequence ATGTACACAGAATTAGCAGAAGATAATTTGCAGAAAATCGTGGCAGAAAACGACAAAGTGGTGGTTCAGTATGGAGCATCATGGTGCGGAAACTGCAGGATTATGAAGCCAAAGTTCAAGAAACTGGCATCTGAAAACGAAGCGATCCCATTCCTTTATGTGGATGCGGAAAAGCTCCCTGAAAGCAGAAAGCTGGCAAAAGTTGACAACCTGCCGACTTTCGCAATCTTCAAGCAAGGACAGTTGGTGAACCAGGTTCAGACCAACCAGCAGGAAGCTTTGATCAACCTTTTTAAAGAATTGAATTAA
- a CDS encoding peroxiredoxin — translation MSLVGKKFPSIAIDAMSEMGDDLKINIFEEATKNHQKVLLFWYPKDFTFVCPTELHAFQEALPEFDKRNTKIIGASCDTNEVHFAWLNTPRDNGGIEGVTYPILADTHRQLANILGIVDQEFEFDEEGNEFFTGSNVTYRATYLIDETGKIFHESVNDMPLGRNVKEYLRLIDAYAHVQKFGEVCPANWEEGKDAMKADRNSTAEYLATHKG, via the coding sequence ATGTCATTAGTAGGAAAAAAATTCCCAAGCATTGCAATCGATGCAATGAGCGAAATGGGTGATGATCTGAAAATCAACATCTTCGAAGAAGCAACAAAAAACCACCAAAAAGTTCTTCTGTTCTGGTATCCGAAAGATTTTACTTTCGTTTGTCCGACCGAACTTCACGCTTTTCAGGAAGCATTACCAGAATTTGATAAAAGAAACACTAAAATCATCGGCGCATCGTGCGATACCAACGAAGTACACTTTGCTTGGCTGAATACACCGAGAGACAACGGAGGAATTGAAGGTGTAACTTACCCAATCCTTGCAGATACGCACAGACAATTGGCAAACATTCTTGGAATTGTAGATCAGGAGTTCGAGTTTGATGAAGAAGGAAACGAATTCTTCACAGGATCCAACGTAACTTACAGAGCGACTTACCTGATCGACGAAACCGGAAAAATCTTCCACGAATCGGTAAACGATATGCCGCTTGGTAGAAACGTGAAAGAGTATTTAAGATTGATCGACGCTTACGCACACGTACAGAAATTCGGCGAAGTTTGCCCTGCAAACTGGGAAGAAGGAAAAGACGCGATGAAGGCCGACAGAAATTCTACCGCAGAATATCTGGCGACACACAAAGGTTAA
- a CDS encoding heme-binding domain-containing protein → MKKILVILLVAFVLIQFFQIDKTNPAPTPQMDFLNIKKTPESTANLIRNGCYDCHSNETKYPWYSNVQPIAWFLKNHIDEGRQKLNFSTFATYEPKRQAHKLDEAVEMIEKGEMPMQSYILNHPEAKFTEAQKQELIKYFKFIASDTRILNNLPAEGDKN, encoded by the coding sequence ATGAAAAAAATATTGGTAATTCTTTTGGTCGCATTTGTCCTGATCCAGTTCTTCCAAATCGACAAAACCAATCCTGCACCGACGCCACAAATGGACTTCCTGAACATCAAAAAAACTCCGGAATCCACTGCGAATTTAATTAGAAACGGATGTTACGACTGCCACAGCAACGAGACGAAGTATCCATGGTACTCTAATGTTCAGCCGATCGCATGGTTCCTGAAAAACCATATTGATGAAGGAAGGCAAAAACTAAATTTCTCGACTTTCGCAACGTATGAACCAAAAAGACAGGCGCACAAATTAGATGAAGCCGTTGAAATGATCGAAAAAGGTGAAATGCCGATGCAGAGCTATATTCTGAATCATCCCGAAGCGAAGTTTACCGAAGCTCAGAAACAGGAACTGATCAAATATTTCAAATTCATCGCAAGTGATACGCGAATTCTGAATAACCTCCCTGCAGAAGGAGATAAAAACTAA
- a CDS encoding thiol-disulfide oxidoreductase DCC family protein, whose protein sequence is MDSSKYYVFYDGDCGFCNHWVKWILKNDRKNQFLFSPLQSEFGQGFLKDRNLSTKELNTLYLWKPGSFYLTKSQAVFAVGRILGGMNAVFGHMNFFPRMLTDFVYDKVAENRDRIPSQKCLVPTEEERKKFIEKLS, encoded by the coding sequence GTGGATTCCTCAAAATATTATGTTTTCTACGATGGCGATTGTGGGTTCTGCAACCACTGGGTAAAGTGGATCCTGAAAAACGATCGGAAAAACCAGTTTCTTTTTTCGCCACTGCAGTCCGAATTCGGGCAAGGTTTTCTGAAAGACAGAAATTTGTCCACCAAAGAATTGAACACGCTTTATCTTTGGAAACCCGGTTCTTTTTACCTCACCAAATCACAGGCGGTTTTTGCGGTCGGTCGAATCCTCGGCGGAATGAATGCCGTGTTCGGACACATGAATTTTTTCCCAAGAATGTTGACCGATTTCGTCTATGACAAAGTCGCTGAAAACCGAGACAGAATTCCTTCGCAGAAATGCTTGGTCCCGACGGAAGAAGAAAGGAAGAAATTTATCGAAAAATTATCTTAA
- a CDS encoding DUF4290 domain-containing protein, giving the protein MEYNTQRTQLHLPEYGRIIQQLVERCKEMPTKEERSELAAAIVDFMGQRNPQLRDEQNYKHKLWDHLFILADYDLDVDSPYPFPTREELHQKPKRMEYPLLQGEFKFYGKSILQLIEKAIELEPGDEKDALIQVIANNMKKSYNVYNKEHVQDEVIFRHLKDLSEDRLDLTGIDSLDKSKIYYANNRSNKGNKNNNSQNKRRNFHNNKNRK; this is encoded by the coding sequence ATGGAATACAATACCCAACGAACTCAGTTGCACTTGCCTGAATACGGCAGAATCATACAGCAACTGGTGGAACGATGCAAAGAAATGCCAACGAAGGAAGAAAGAAGCGAACTTGCCGCCGCAATCGTAGATTTTATGGGGCAGCGCAATCCGCAGCTTCGCGATGAGCAGAATTACAAGCACAAACTTTGGGACCACCTCTTTATCCTTGCAGATTATGATCTGGATGTGGATTCGCCATATCCGTTTCCGACGAGGGAAGAACTCCATCAAAAACCTAAAAGAATGGAATATCCGTTGCTGCAGGGTGAGTTTAAATTTTATGGAAAAAGTATTCTTCAGTTGATCGAGAAAGCGATTGAGCTTGAACCTGGTGATGAGAAAGACGCGCTAATCCAGGTCATTGCCAACAATATGAAAAAATCCTATAATGTATATAATAAAGAACATGTTCAGGATGAGGTGATTTTCCGCCATCTAAAAGACCTTTCCGAAGACCGCCTTGATTTAACGGGAATCGACTCCCTCGACAAAAGTAAAATCTACTACGCCAACAACCGAAGTAATAAGGGCAACAAAAACAACAACAGTCAGAACAAAAGAAGAAACTTCCACAATAACAAGAACAGAAAATAA
- the murA gene encoding UDP-N-acetylglucosamine 1-carboxyvinyltransferase: MSGTFQIRGGKRLHGEITPQGAKNEALQILCAVLLTDEEVRVKNIPDIHDVNRLIEILGDFGVKVTKNGHGDYTFKADDINFDYIKSKEFKKDGAKLRGSIMLLGPMLARYGEAYMPTPGGDKIGRRRLDTHFQGLVELGAEFHYDEQEYFYSLKAKELTGKFILLEEASVTGTANIVMAAVLAKGKTRIYNAACEPYLQQLCKMLNRMGANISGIGSNLLTIEGVPYLHGTEHTMLPDMVEIGSWIGLAAMTKSEITIKNVNWNQLGVIPNTFRKLGIQLEQSNDDIFIPSQENYKIQKFIDGSILTVSDAPWPGFTPDLLSIVLVVATQAKGTVLIHQKMFESRLFFVDKLIDMGAQIILCDPHRATVVGLNHEFPLRGTTMTSPDIRAGNALLIAALSAEGKSIIHNIEQIDRGYENIDGRLKALGADIERI; encoded by the coding sequence ATGAGCGGAACATTTCAGATCAGAGGCGGAAAAAGGTTGCATGGCGAGATCACTCCGCAAGGTGCGAAAAATGAGGCGCTGCAAATTTTATGCGCGGTTCTGCTTACCGATGAGGAAGTAAGGGTGAAGAATATTCCGGACATCCACGACGTGAACCGGCTTATCGAAATCCTGGGCGATTTCGGGGTGAAAGTAACCAAAAACGGTCACGGCGATTACACCTTCAAAGCCGACGATATCAACTTCGACTATATCAAATCCAAAGAATTTAAGAAAGACGGCGCGAAACTTCGTGGTTCCATCATGCTTTTGGGACCGATGTTGGCTCGATACGGCGAAGCTTATATGCCGACTCCGGGTGGCGACAAAATTGGGAGAAGACGACTCGATACCCATTTCCAGGGATTGGTGGAACTCGGCGCGGAATTCCATTATGACGAGCAGGAATATTTTTATTCGTTAAAGGCAAAGGAACTTACCGGGAAATTCATCCTTCTGGAAGAAGCGTCGGTAACCGGAACTGCAAACATCGTGATGGCGGCAGTTTTAGCAAAAGGAAAAACCAGGATTTACAACGCCGCTTGTGAACCGTATTTACAGCAGCTCTGCAAAATGCTTAACCGAATGGGAGCGAACATTTCCGGAATCGGATCGAATCTCTTAACCATCGAAGGAGTTCCATACCTCCACGGAACAGAACACACGATGCTTCCCGATATGGTGGAAATTGGTTCGTGGATCGGACTCGCTGCAATGACCAAGTCCGAAATCACCATTAAAAATGTAAACTGGAACCAGCTCGGCGTCATTCCGAATACCTTCAGAAAACTGGGAATCCAGCTGGAGCAAAGCAACGACGATATTTTCATTCCTTCGCAGGAAAACTATAAAATCCAGAAATTTATCGACGGGTCGATTCTTACGGTTTCAGATGCACCTTGGCCGGGGTTTACACCCGATTTGCTTTCCATCGTTTTGGTAGTGGCAACTCAGGCAAAAGGCACGGTTCTGATTCACCAGAAAATGTTTGAATCCAGATTATTCTTTGTGGACAAGCTCATCGATATGGGAGCGCAGATCATTTTGTGTGATCCACACCGCGCAACAGTGGTTGGCTTGAACCACGAATTCCCACTTCGTGGAACCACGATGACTTCACCCGACATCAGAGCCGGAAACGCACTTTTAATTGCCGCGCTTTCAGCGGAAGGAAAATCCATCATCCACAACATCGAGCAGATCGACCGCGGCTACGAAAATATCGACGGAAGGTTGAAAGCTTTGGGAGCGGACATTGAAAGGATTTAA
- the der gene encoding ribosome biogenesis GTPase Der, protein MSNIVAIVGRPNVGKSTLFNRLLERREAIVDSTAGVTRDRHYGKSDWNGVDFTVIDTGGYEVNTEDIFQEEISKQVQLAIDEATSIIFMLNVEEGLTDTDSEMYEMLRRSNKPTYIVVNKVDSAKEELAATEFYQLGIEKYYTMSSATGSGTGELLDDIVKDFPTTEYKDPFEGLPKITIAGRPNVGKSTLTNALLDVERNIVTDIAGTTRDSIETLYNKFGHEFVLVDTAGMRRKAKVKEDLEFYSVMRSVRSIEHSDVVIIMVDATQGWESQDMNIFGIAQKNRKGIVILVNKWDLVEKETNTMRDFENAIKTKIGQFTDVPILFISALTKQRILKAVDVAMEVYNNRAKKIKTSKLNEVMLPIFENTPPPALKGKYIKIKYCVQLPTPSPQFVFFCNLPQYVKEPYKRFTENQLRKEFGFSGVPIEVYFRQK, encoded by the coding sequence ATGAGCAACATTGTCGCAATCGTTGGGCGTCCCAACGTAGGAAAATCCACACTTTTTAACCGTTTACTCGAAAGAAGAGAAGCCATTGTAGATTCCACAGCTGGGGTTACAAGAGACCGCCATTATGGAAAATCCGACTGGAACGGGGTAGATTTCACCGTCATCGATACAGGAGGTTACGAAGTAAATACCGAAGATATTTTCCAGGAAGAAATCTCCAAACAGGTGCAATTGGCAATTGATGAAGCCACTTCCATCATCTTTATGCTGAATGTGGAAGAAGGTCTCACCGACACTGACAGCGAAATGTACGAAATGCTTCGCCGTTCTAATAAACCAACGTATATCGTTGTCAATAAAGTGGATTCCGCAAAGGAGGAACTCGCTGCAACCGAATTCTATCAGCTGGGAATCGAGAAATACTATACAATGTCTTCTGCAACTGGTTCGGGAACGGGTGAACTTCTGGATGATATTGTTAAAGATTTTCCAACCACCGAATACAAAGATCCGTTCGAAGGTTTGCCAAAAATCACCATCGCAGGAAGACCTAATGTCGGTAAATCTACGTTGACCAATGCGCTTCTTGACGTCGAAAGAAATATCGTGACCGACATTGCGGGAACAACGCGTGATTCCATCGAAACACTATACAATAAGTTTGGGCACGAATTCGTATTGGTCGATACTGCCGGAATGCGCCGTAAAGCCAAGGTGAAGGAGGATCTGGAATTCTATTCTGTAATGCGTTCGGTACGTTCGATCGAGCATTCCGACGTGGTCATCATTATGGTGGATGCAACTCAGGGTTGGGAAAGTCAGGACATGAATATTTTCGGGATCGCCCAGAAAAACAGAAAAGGAATCGTCATCCTCGTCAACAAATGGGACTTGGTGGAAAAAGAAACCAACACGATGCGCGATTTCGAAAACGCGATCAAAACAAAAATCGGTCAGTTTACCGATGTGCCGATTCTTTTCATTTCGGCTTTAACCAAACAAAGAATCCTGAAAGCAGTGGATGTGGCGATGGAAGTGTACAACAACCGCGCGAAAAAAATCAAGACTTCAAAACTCAACGAGGTGATGCTCCCAATTTTCGAAAACACGCCGCCTCCCGCGCTGAAAGGGAAATACATCAAAATCAAGTATTGCGTTCAGCTACCGACACCGAGTCCGCAGTTTGTGTTTTTCTGCAACCTTCCCCAATATGTGAAAGAGCCGTACAAACGCTTTACAGAGAATCAGTTGCGAAAGGAATTCGGTTTTAGCGGAGTTCCGATCGAAGTGTATTTCAGACAGAAATAA
- the upp gene encoding uracil phosphoribosyltransferase: protein MVTVLSDNFSLVNTWINDLRNTEVQNDRMKFRRNMERIGEIAAFEISKGLEQKELEIRTPLDKIRVKEIAVQPVITTILRAGVPLFQGILNYFDNADCGFVAAYRKHEANDYFSIKQDYLTCPNIDGRPLIVADPMLATGASLIEALKDLLNHGKPTQLHIVAAIASKIGVETLQKAYPESQIWIGALDEELTSKGYITPGLGDAGDLSYGEKLQR, encoded by the coding sequence ATGGTCACTGTTTTATCTGATAACTTCTCGCTGGTCAACACCTGGATTAACGATTTACGCAACACTGAAGTTCAAAACGACCGCATGAAATTCCGCAGAAACATGGAGCGTATCGGCGAAATAGCTGCATTCGAGATTTCAAAAGGTCTCGAACAGAAAGAGTTGGAAATCCGGACGCCTTTAGATAAAATCAGGGTTAAAGAAATTGCTGTGCAGCCCGTTATTACTACGATTTTGAGAGCAGGAGTTCCTTTGTTTCAGGGAATTTTGAATTATTTTGATAATGCGGATTGCGGATTCGTTGCCGCTTACAGAAAACATGAAGCCAACGATTATTTTTCCATCAAACAGGATTATCTTACCTGCCCAAATATCGACGGAAGACCATTAATCGTCGCAGATCCAATGCTTGCAACAGGAGCAAGCTTGATTGAAGCTTTGAAAGATTTATTGAATCACGGAAAACCGACCCAACTTCACATCGTCGCAGCAATCGCATCGAAAATTGGGGTTGAAACTTTACAGAAAGCTTATCCGGAATCACAGATTTGGATCGGCGCGCTCGACGAGGAACTCACCTCAAAAGGATACATCACTCCAGGTTTAGGCGATGCGGGAGATTTAAGTTATGGCGAAAAACTTCAACGATAA
- a CDS encoding ComF family protein: MFLNLLFPNRCLECGTMISAEELVCEICFEKIHFTHDDFNDNNLLKERCKLLFPVENAFALMQFDKESLSQKIIHNLKYGSREKIGKILAEWTSERISFENGKPDLLVPVPLHPRKLRKRGYNQLHLFTETISRDFEIPFDLHLVRRNFYKKAQAKKRREERIQTENIFSINKEVTNKHILLIDDVFTTGNTMASMAWEILKSENNTVSVLVMAMD, encoded by the coding sequence ATGTTTCTGAACCTCCTTTTCCCGAACCGTTGTTTAGAATGCGGAACGATGATTTCCGCGGAAGAACTGGTTTGCGAAATATGTTTTGAAAAAATTCATTTTACCCACGACGATTTTAATGACAACAATCTGCTGAAAGAACGATGCAAACTACTCTTTCCCGTGGAAAACGCTTTCGCACTAATGCAGTTTGATAAAGAAAGTCTGAGCCAAAAAATCATCCACAACCTGAAATACGGAAGCCGCGAGAAAATCGGAAAAATTTTGGCAGAATGGACTTCCGAAAGAATTTCCTTTGAAAATGGAAAACCAGACCTGCTTGTCCCCGTTCCTCTTCATCCAAGAAAACTTAGGAAACGCGGCTACAACCAGCTCCATCTTTTTACTGAGACCATTTCAAGAGATTTCGAAATTCCATTCGACCTTCATTTGGTACGGCGAAACTTCTACAAAAAAGCACAGGCAAAGAAACGACGGGAGGAAAGAATTCAGACAGAGAATATTTTTTCCATTAATAAGGAAGTCACAAACAAACATATTCTGCTCATCGACGACGTTTTTACCACAGGAAACACGATGGCTTCAATGGCGTGGGAAATCCTGAAATCGGAGAATAACACAGTGAGTGTTTTGGTGATGGCGATGGATTGA
- a CDS encoding helix-turn-helix domain-containing protein, giving the protein MANEADFIKTVFGLKMKQFRQKSALSLQDLANITGLSKSYLNEIENGKKFPKHDKIVQLSEALHCSYDDLVSTKLDKTLEPIAEIVQSDFFKEIPLDLFGINKNSLIGIISDAPKKVTAFINTLIEISKNYNLSKERFYFAVVRSFQELYDNYFPEIEEQASDYIFENKISVKPKSTELEKILTEQHDYEIQSRDLEKYGASGKLRSLFVPEKKLLILNQLLDEDQKTFILAKEIGYSVLNLQPRPNTYSWLDFTSFEELLNNYYASYFAGCLLIHQETLTQKLSEFFQNRDWKPKDFEALIAGFTNSPETFYYRLTNILPQEFGIKDIFYLCFTKKKNSDKIQILKELHLNQQQAPHANATNEHYCRRWIAVKNLTNLKDNEKVTDAQISHYKHNGLTYLVISTSQKNPFSDGTNRSYCIGILLNSNSLKKIKFSKSDSIKTVNVGVTCESCSIPDCEERKAPPIRLEKELFNEDMKKAIEKIRKDLL; this is encoded by the coding sequence ATGGCAAACGAGGCAGATTTTATCAAAACCGTTTTTGGGCTGAAAATGAAGCAGTTCCGACAGAAAAGTGCACTTTCCCTACAGGATTTGGCGAATATTACGGGGCTTTCAAAATCATATTTAAACGAGATTGAAAACGGCAAAAAATTTCCGAAACACGATAAAATTGTACAGCTTTCGGAAGCGCTGCACTGCAGCTACGACGACCTGGTTTCCACGAAACTCGACAAAACGCTGGAACCGATCGCCGAAATTGTACAGTCGGATTTTTTCAAGGAAATTCCACTCGACCTTTTTGGAATCAACAAAAACTCACTCATCGGAATAATCAGTGACGCACCGAAAAAAGTGACGGCATTCATCAACACACTGATTGAGATTTCGAAGAATTACAACCTCAGCAAAGAACGTTTCTATTTTGCGGTGGTGAGAAGCTTTCAGGAATTGTACGACAACTATTTCCCAGAAATTGAGGAACAAGCATCGGACTATATTTTTGAAAACAAAATCTCCGTAAAACCCAAATCCACGGAACTCGAAAAGATTCTCACCGAACAGCACGACTACGAAATCCAGTCGAGGGATTTGGAAAAATACGGCGCGTCGGGAAAACTTCGCTCGCTCTTCGTCCCCGAAAAGAAACTGCTCATTCTGAACCAGCTTTTGGATGAAGACCAGAAAACGTTCATTCTCGCAAAGGAAATCGGGTACAGTGTTTTGAACCTTCAACCTCGTCCGAACACTTATTCCTGGCTGGATTTCACGAGTTTTGAGGAGCTGCTCAACAATTATTACGCTTCCTATTTTGCCGGATGTTTGCTGATCCATCAGGAAACTTTAACCCAAAAACTCAGCGAGTTTTTCCAGAACCGCGATTGGAAACCCAAAGATTTCGAAGCACTCATCGCGGGATTCACCAACTCGCCCGAAACGTTTTATTATCGGTTGACCAATATTCTACCACAGGAATTTGGTATTAAGGACATTTTCTATCTCTGCTTTACCAAAAAGAAAAATTCAGATAAAATACAGATTCTCAAAGAATTGCACCTTAACCAGCAACAAGCTCCGCACGCGAATGCAACCAACGAGCATTATTGCCGACGATGGATCGCCGTGAAAAACCTGACGAATCTGAAGGACAACGAAAAAGTGACCGATGCGCAAATCTCGCACTACAAGCACAACGGCCTGACTTACCTCGTGATTTCAACCTCGCAGAAAAATCCTTTTTCCGACGGGACCAACAGAAGTTACTGCATCGGAATCCTCCTGAATTCCAACTCGTTGAAGAAAATAAAGTTCTCGAAAAGCGACAGCATCAAAACGGTGAACGTCGGCGTGACCTGCGAATCGTGCAGCATTCCCGACTGCGAGGAAAGAAAAGCGCCACCAATCCGGCTCGAAAAAGAACTCTTTAATGAAGACATGAAGAAGGCCATCGAAAAAATCAGGAAGGATCTGCTGTAA
- the aceB gene encoding malate synthase A produces METVTQFRILAKEQYHYIFTPELTDFLTALHNQFNERRKKLLVSRKMKQVEFDHHQLPKFFPETSDIRNGSWVCNPLPEDLLDRRVEITGPVDRKMVINALNSGALTFMADFEDSNSPTWKNCMEGQINLSDAISKTISFENEVGKKYQLNEKTATLLVRPRGLHLEEKHIEINGDKTSGSLTDFGIYFFRNAKKLIANGTGPYFYLPKLEHYKEAEWWNDVFKFAQDYLEIPHGTIKATVLIETITAAFQLDEILYELKEHSSGLNCGRWDYIFSYIKKFRNLPEFLVPDRDQVMMTSPFMSAYSKRVIQVCHKRNVHAMGGMAAQIPVKNNEEENEIAYTKVRADKEREVRNGHDGTWVAHPGLVPVAKKIFDELMPDKNQIDKKFEEYSITEENLLEIPTGTITENGVRKNINVGILYIESWLMGTGAAALYNLMEDAATAEISRTQVWQWLKNEAKLDDGRTLMPEMILKWEEEELQKIKKYVGEERYYLGKFKLATDIFNDLVLNDNFEEFLTLKAYEYL; encoded by the coding sequence ATGGAAACGGTAACTCAATTCAGAATCCTCGCAAAAGAGCAGTATCACTATATTTTTACTCCTGAACTGACGGATTTTCTCACTGCACTTCACAACCAGTTCAACGAGAGAAGAAAGAAACTTTTGGTTTCAAGAAAAATGAAGCAGGTGGAATTTGACCACCACCAACTTCCGAAATTCTTTCCTGAAACTTCCGACATCAGAAACGGAAGCTGGGTTTGTAATCCACTTCCGGAAGATTTGCTCGACAGACGAGTGGAAATCACGGGTCCTGTTGACCGCAAAATGGTCATCAATGCTCTGAATTCGGGGGCTTTAACTTTTATGGCAGATTTCGAGGATAGCAATTCGCCGACCTGGAAAAACTGTATGGAAGGACAGATCAATCTTTCCGACGCGATCAGCAAGACAATTTCCTTTGAAAATGAAGTAGGAAAAAAATATCAGTTGAACGAGAAAACCGCAACGCTCTTGGTTCGTCCACGCGGACTTCACCTCGAAGAAAAACATATCGAAATCAATGGCGATAAAACTTCCGGTTCGCTCACCGATTTTGGAATCTACTTTTTCCGAAATGCCAAAAAACTAATCGCGAACGGAACTGGACCGTATTTCTATCTTCCAAAATTGGAGCATTATAAGGAAGCGGAATGGTGGAACGACGTTTTCAAATTCGCACAGGATTACCTGGAAATTCCTCACGGAACGATCAAAGCGACGGTGCTTATCGAGACGATCACTGCAGCTTTTCAGCTTGACGAGATTCTTTACGAACTGAAAGAACACAGCTCCGGACTCAACTGTGGAAGATGGGACTATATTTTTTCGTACATCAAGAAATTCAGAAATCTGCCCGAATTCCTTGTTCCCGACAGAGATCAGGTAATGATGACTTCGCCTTTTATGAGTGCTTATTCGAAAAGGGTAATTCAGGTTTGCCATAAAAGGAATGTCCACGCAATGGGCGGAATGGCGGCACAAATCCCCGTGAAAAACAACGAGGAGGAAAACGAAATCGCCTACACAAAAGTGCGCGCCGACAAAGAGCGCGAAGTGCGAAACGGACACGACGGAACCTGGGTTGCTCATCCAGGATTGGTTCCGGTGGCGAAAAAGATTTTCGATGAATTGATGCCCGACAAAAACCAAATCGACAAAAAGTTTGAGGAATATTCAATCACCGAAGAAAATCTCCTTGAAATCCCGACAGGAACCATTACTGAAAATGGTGTCCGAAAAAACATCAACGTCGGAATTCTCTATATCGAGTCGTGGTTGATGGGAACAGGAGCTGCAGCACTGTACAATTTAATGGAGGACGCTGCAACCGCAGAAATCTCAAGAACCCAGGTTTGGCAATGGCTGAAAAACGAGGCAAAACTCGACGACGGCAGAACTTTGATGCCTGAAATGATTTTGAAATGGGAAGAAGAGGAGCTTCAGAAAATCAAAAAATATGTAGGCGAAGAAAGGTACTACCTCGGAAAATTCAAACTGGCAACGGATATTTTCAACGATCTTGTTCTGAACGACAACTTCGAGGAGTTCCTTACTTTGAAAGCGTACGAATATCTTTAA